The stretch of DNA AAAAACCTCGAAGCATTTCCCTAATCCCGCCAGCCACCCATCGTCGCCCCTGGCATCTGTGCGTTCTACTGGTAGCCAGCCGATCTCACTGACCGGATTCGCTCGCACGTCAGCGCCGAACGCCTTAGCAACAAGCTGGGCGCCGAGACAATGTCCAAGCACCGGCAGCGAGCGATTGTGGGCTTCACGTATAAGGGTAAGTTCCTTGTCAATCCAGGGCAAGGGATCATTGACGCTCATCGAGCCGCCCATGAAGACCAGGCCGGCGGCCCCTGCAATGCCCCGCGGTATCGGTTCCCCGAGATCTACGTTAATGATCCGATAGGGAATACCCCGGGTGCTAAGGTAGCTACCGAGATAACCCGGCCCCTCACAGACAACATGGCGAAAGATAAGTACCGGTTTCATGCTACGTACGGAATAAAGACATGATCAGCTTAAGCAGACACCCGTCAGCGCGTCCCAAGCGCTTGCCGATACCTCAGTAATTTGGGGCCTGATTATAGCTAGGCCGTTCAGACCTTGAACCCTAACCTGGGAGAGAAATATGCTACTGTTGCAATATCGGTCAACTTACTCTTGAAAACCAATTACATGCGAAAGTACCTGCTATTCGTCTTGCTGCTCTTTTTCTCGGGCCCCTTGGCCTTTGCCGTAGACAAGCTGGTCGTGCTCGGGCTCTTCACAGATAAGGCCGTTGTGGAGATCGATGGGAAACAGCGGGTCCTTACTGTCGGCAAAACCAGTCCCGAAGGCGTGACGCTCGTCTCTGCCAACAGCAAAGAAGCGATTCTTGAGGTTGACGGACAGCGCGCCAGTTACACCCTAGGCACCCATATTGGCAGCACGTTCGTCGGGCCTTCGCCTCAGGCCACCGTCCAGATCTGGGCGAATGACACAGGCATGTATCTCGTCAATGGCAGCATCAATGACTTCCCAATCAACTTTCTCGTTGACACAGGCGCCACAAATATCGCCATGAACGGAAATCAAGCCAGGCGCCTGGGACTCGATTTCAAACTCGAGGGGACCGTGGGGCGTGCGCAGACCGCCTCAGGTATTACCAAGGTCTATTACGTCAATCTGAAAAAGGTAAAGGTTGGCGACATTACCTTGCGTGACGTTCAAGCGGCGGTTCTGGAGGGGGACTTTCCTACTGAGGTGCTGCTTGGCATGTCATTTCTCAGCAAAGTTGAGATGAATCGACGCGGCCGGCTTTTAGAACTTAGGAAATACTAATAGATTTGACATTAATTAGATGTTATAATGCATTGGTTTTAGGTGCTTTATCATTCATCACATGTTCCCGTGGGACCATCGTGACGTGGGCGGCCACGCGGATTCAGGTGTGAGAAT from Gammaproteobacteria bacterium encodes:
- a CDS encoding type 1 glutamine amidotransferase codes for the protein MKPVLIFRHVVCEGPGYLGSYLSTRGIPYRIINVDLGEPIPRGIAGAAGLVFMGGSMSVNDPLPWIDKELTLIREAHNRSLPVLGHCLGAQLVAKAFGADVRANPVSEIGWLPVERTDARGDDGWLAGLGKCFEVFHWHRETFSLPAGAHRLLKSQICDLQAFIIGHTLGLQCHVEMTADMVRDWVKRYQDQLTHLSASVQSRDAITRHLSDHVSGLQKVADRLYGRWIAGLSP
- a CDS encoding TIGR02281 family clan AA aspartic protease produces the protein MNPNLGEKYATVAISVNLLLKTNYMRKYLLFVLLLFFSGPLAFAVDKLVVLGLFTDKAVVEIDGKQRVLTVGKTSPEGVTLVSANSKEAILEVDGQRASYTLGTHIGSTFVGPSPQATVQIWANDTGMYLVNGSINDFPINFLVDTGATNIAMNGNQARRLGLDFKLEGTVGRAQTASGITKVYYVNLKKVKVGDITLRDVQAAVLEGDFPTEVLLGMSFLSKVEMNRRGRLLELRKY